The following proteins are encoded in a genomic region of Opisthocomus hoazin isolate bOpiHoa1 chromosome 4, bOpiHoa1.hap1, whole genome shotgun sequence:
- the B3GALNT1 gene encoding UDP-GalNAc:beta-1,3-N-acetylgalactosaminyltransferase 1 — MWYVSFSSTTVIERANLTYFYEHEPIYKQHYLFTLRERLKCRDINPFLVILVSLRPGDVESRQAIRMTWGSRSFWWGRRIVTLFLLGQDTPREDNAAVLSVEDESVLYGDIIRQDFMETYDNLTLKIIMVFQWVTEFCSNARFLMKTNSDVFINTANLVTLLLKLNSSENVFTGYPLINNFAYRGFYKKTYMSYEEYPFRVYPPYCSGMGCILDGKLALRIYELMSHIRPIKF; from the coding sequence ATGTGGTACGTAAGCTTTTCTTCCACCACTGTGATTGAGCGTGCAAACCTTACGTATTTCTATGAACACGAACCGATTTACAAGCAGCACTACCTCTTCACGTTGCGGGAGCGCTTGAAGTGCAGAGACATAAATCCGTTTCTGGTCATCCTGGTGTCCTTGAGGCCGGGGGATGTGGAGTCAAGGCAGGCCATCAGGATGACGTGGGGATCGCGCAGCTTCTGGTGGGGACGCCGGATTGTAACCCTGTTCCTGCTCGGCCAGGACACGCCAAGAGAAGACAACGCCGCGGTGCTGTCGGTAGAAGACGAAAGCGTCCTCTATGGTGACATAATTCGCCAAGATTTTATGGAGACTTACGACAATCTCACCTTGAAAATAATCATGGTGTTCCAGTGGGTCACCGAGTTCTGTTCCAACGCTAGATTCCTCATGAAGACCAACTCCGATGTCTTCATCAACACCGCTAACTTGGTCACACTCCTGCTGAAGCTGAATTCCTCGGAAAATGTTTTTACTGGTTATCCTCTTATCAATAACTTTGCCTACAGAGGCTTTTACAAGAAAACGTACATGTCCTACGAGGAGTATCCGTTCAGGGTGTATCCTCCGTACTGCAGTGGGATGGGCTGTATACTGGATGGAAAGCTGGCGCTCAGGATTTATGAACTCATGAGTCACATCAGACCTATTAAATTTTAG
- the ARL14 gene encoding ADP-ribosylation factor-like protein 14, whose amino-acid sequence MGLQHTKHSEVKQANILMLGLDSAGKSTLLYKFKYKDVFLTVPTIGFNVDMIDTRKDFTLTFWDVGGQQKMRRSWCNFLENADGLLYVVDSSDKRRLEESKKEFELILKNEFLKSVPVIVLANKQDLPGALNAEEITRRFNVKKHCSNKNWYVQPCCAITGAGLSEALQRLTTFAKHYIRAKETSTTFKEIETL is encoded by the coding sequence ATGGGCCTCCAGCACACCAAACACTCCGAAGTCAAGCAAGCGAATATCCTGATGTTAGGACTTGATTCTGCAGGAAAATCTACACTGTTGTACAAGTTCAAGTACAAAGATGTTTTTCTAACAGTTCCAACAATTGGCTTTAACGTTGATATGATTGACACCAGGAAAGATTTTACACTGACGTTTTGGGATGTCGGAGGACAACAGAAAATGAGACGATCTTGGTGCAATTTCCTGGAGAACGCAGACGGACTGCTGTACGTTGTCGACAGCTCTGATAAGCGGCGTCTGGAAGAATCAAAGAAAGAATTTGAACTCATTTTAAAGAATGAATTTCTCAAAAGCGTACCGGTCATCGTGCTGGCAAACAAGCAGGATTTGCCTGGAGCTTTGAACGCGGAGGAAATAACCAGGAGATTCAACGTGAAGAAGCACTGCAGCAACAAAAATTGGTatgtgcagccctgctgtgccatCACAGGAGCAGGTTTGTCAGAAGCTCTCCAAAGACTCACCACATTTGCAAAACACTACATCAGAGCAAAGGAGACTTCCACAACTTTTAAGGAAATTGAAACACTTTAA